TTTTTATTGATGCCTCAACCTTCAAGTACAAGCTGCTGTAGTATCTAAACTCACGCCACCACACTCACGCACGCTGCATGCTGGCTGAGACGTATCCGAAGTCACCAGGCTTCGCACGTGACCCTCCCTAACTATTGTGGCGCATCCACGCATGAGGTGAGGTAGCCGCAGTACATGTACAGAAGAAATTGGGGAAAGACCCCGATGGAAATCATGAGTCAAGCAGCGCTCGAACTCACGACCGGCAGCTCCCCAAACTGGAGCAATTGCAGCCTGAGCTACGGCTCGTTCCCTTTAAGCTAGCACTTTTCTATGTATGCCAGTTTATTATTAAGTATTTATATATCTGTTCTACTACAAGTTAAACTAAACCCAAAACTTCATTCGTTTTGTGTGCCCAATTACGTACATGATGCAATGCATAGATTCTTATTATGATTTCAAACTTCGAGTCTGAATCTTGACCAAACACATACAATTTATGTTGTGTTTGGTTTGGTGGCCTAAGGACTGTACAAGCTTGCATAGTGCAAGCAGCTCATGTTCGCTTGCCCATAGTAGCATGCAAGCAAGGGCACGTGGCCCAAATACTGCAAAAGTAGAGTAGTCTACCTTTCTGTTCGTGAAGGGACATGTCTTCTACAACAATGCTTGAATGGATCTGGCATACTGTTAGTCCATTGACCGAGATGGATAGGCAACTAGATCTGTTAATCCTTGCAAGAATATAAGTTTTAGCGTGACAATGTTGGACCACTTATCTGTTGAACTAAGCTATGTATATACTAAACTGGTTAATTTTAGCTTGCTCAGTTGTGTTTAGTGCTCATTTGGAAGTTTGAGGGCCGAGTTATTGTTGTACAATTGATATGGTTATGATGACGTACTACTGGTTGTGCCTACGGCCCCCATGATGCCTGAGACCCGATGAGTGCTCTGCCGGTGTGGGTGCAATGTCCCAAGAACGGGTGTGGTGAAGTGTTGCGGGTTTTTGTCGTGAACATGATCTTACTCCACCCGCACCTCACCGACCCGTTGCCATCCCTACTTGCTCAAGAACCTCTTCGGCGCCACTAGGGGTTTCCAATTATTGAAAAAAACAAGCATATTTTTGGAGATTGAGTACCTTTAATCCTCCTTTGGCGAGGTTTCCCCACGAAATGTTCTGTGTAGTTGCCTCCAACTTGGAAAAAATAAGCTCTGTTATTCCTGTTGTTAAAAACATTCGGTTTGGGTTATGCATGCAAAAACTAAAACAGCAAAAAGAGCTTGTCTTGGAGTTATACTCCCTTCAACCAAAAATTGCGATGTATTGAACTGGATATGGTTCAAATTAATTCACATTATGATAATTTAAAAGCAGTGCTGAAAAAGAATCCATCTATACATGTCCAACTACAAAAAAGATACAAATAATTATATTGTTTGTTAGACTTAACATTTATTGACTCAACGCTCTGCAAAATGTCACCTTTAGTGACAAGATGAAGTCCTTGTCAACTAGAAAGACACACGTGGTAAGCATTATTGGTAATGATATGTAGAAATAGCCTGCTGCCTGCCTAATCAATTATGCGTGGAGGAAATTGCAAGACAAGAAAGACAATCCCGTTGTTGCTGTTTCTTCTTTCTTATTTGTTACTATTGATTTTCAGGGAACAAAATATAGTTCTATCTGATCATGTGCTGTTAGTAAGATCTTGATATAtgaattttttttttgtaaaGACAGATCAAGTGACACAGCTTTCCTATGACAATCGCAGATAGTTTTAAACATATTTATGGTCAAAAATTTTAAATGGGACATATGATAGAGGTTGTCATATTACCCGATATGGGAGCATAGGGCACCTCGCTTCCTGTCGCAGACATTGCTATCTCGCTGTTGACGCCAGATCTGTCATTTATTCCATGCACATAGAGCGAATGCTTTTTTATGAATGAAAACTGTACGCGGTTATTAATCACTTACTTTTCTATGCAATGGATAATAGGTTCATTTGGAAAATGTCCTTATCTGCAGACTAGTTGTACATTATATTGCTTCTAGGATAATTACTTTTTGCTTCTTGGATGATCACAATATGAACGATCTAAGTGGCAAATATGGGGCCATGGGGCGTACGACAGCCTAATTAGCTCAAAGCATTTCCACACATCTAAATGGCATTTCAGTATACTTCTAATCAACATCCAACCAGAACATCATCAGTAACTATATTTTTAAGTGTCAGAAATTGTAGAGGTAATTTTCAAGTTACTTAAAGTTACACTTCCATACAAGTTTTAATCATTTGATTAGTTTACTGCCATGTTGCTTAGATATCTGACCTGGCATGACTGTTGTATGGCATGTCCAGCTTCCCAGCGTCCTGAAATAGAAATTTATCGAAGTAGCTGATGATTTTGAACTATATTTTCCACTGGATTAAACATATATTTTCCACTGAACAGATATGAAAATAACAAGTTCTCCGAGCCACAGTAAAAAGCATGAAACATATAAAAAACTTGTACCGAACAACTATATTAATCAAAAGAATTATCACAACTTTGAAAAATCTTCTCCTTTTTTTTGAAGGGAACAGGAGGGGCACGCCTCTACAACTTTATAAGAAATCTTACAAATAAACCATGGAACATTCGATCGAAAGGGTTCCCATAACAAGCAAGTGATTAATTTCAAGCTTCGCGGGCCAGGCACAGATGGCCATACATACGGAACCTAG
Above is a genomic segment from Panicum hallii strain FIL2 chromosome 8, PHallii_v3.1, whole genome shotgun sequence containing:
- the LOC112903257 gene encoding uncharacterized protein LOC112903257 yields the protein MARQLARVKADIHGNVTMCTFAITGQLAITVEYRTVTAHLLQLHQDAGKLDMPYNSHARSGVNSEIAMSATGSEVPYAPISGITELIFSKLEATTQNISWGNLAKGGLKVLNLQKYACFFQ